A genomic window from Nomascus leucogenys isolate Asia chromosome 10, Asia_NLE_v1, whole genome shotgun sequence includes:
- the CHST8 gene encoding carbohydrate sulfotransferase 8, protein MTPRPGTMRLACMFSSILLFGAAGLLLFISLQDPTELAPQQVPGIKFNIRPRQPHHDLPPGRSQDGDLKAPTERVTRDLSSGAPRGRNQPAPDQPQPPLQRGTRLRLRQRRRRLLIKKMPAAATIPANSSDAPFVRPGPGMLDGRWVSLHRSQQERKRMMQEACAKYRASSSRRAVTPRHVSRIFVEDRHRVLYCEVPKAGCSNWKRVLMVLAGLASSTADIQHNTVHYGSALKRLDTFDRQGILHRLSTYTKMLFVREPFERLVSAFRDKFEHPNSYYHPVFGKAILARYRANASREALRTGSGVRFPEFVQYLLDVHRPVGMDIHWDHVSRLCSPCLIDYDFVGKFESMEDDANFFLSLIRAPRNLTFPRFKDRHSQEARTTARIAHQYFAQLSALQRQRTYDFYYMDYLMFNYSKPFADLY, encoded by the exons GAATAAAGTTCAACATCAGGCCAAGGCAGCCCCACCAC GACCTCCCACCAGGCCGCTCTCAGGATGGTGACTTGAAGGCACCCACAGAGAGGGTCACTCGGGACTTGTCCAGTGGGGCCCCGAGGGGCCGCAACCAGCCAGCGCCTGACCAGCCTCAACCCCCGCTGCAGAGGGGGACCCGTCTGCGGCTCCGCCAGCGCCGTCGCCGTCTGCTCATCAAGAAAATGCCAGCTGCTgcgaccatcccggccaacagcTCGGACGCGCCCTTCGTCCGGCCAGGACCCGGGATGCTGGATGGCCGTTGGGTCAGCCTGCACCGGAGCCAGCAGGAGCGCAAGCGGATGATGCAGGAGGCCTGCGCCAAGTACCGGGCGAGCAGCAGCCGCCGGGCAGTCACGCCCCGCCACGTGTCCCGTATCTTCGTGGAGGACCGCCACCGCGTGCTCTACTGCGAGGTGCCCAAGGCCGGCTGCTCCAATTGGAAGCGGGTGCTCATGGTGCTGGCCGGCCTGGCCTCGTCCACTGCCGACATCCAGCACAACACCGTCCACTACGGCAGCGCCCTCAAGCGCCTGGACACCTTCGACCGCCAGGGTATCTTGCACCGTCTCAGCACCTACACCAAGATGCTCTTTGTCCGCGAGCCCTTCGAGAGGCTGGTGTCCGCCTTCCGCGACAAGTTCGAGCACCCCAACAGCTACTATCACCCGGTCTTCGGCAAGGCCATCCTGGCCCGGTACCGCGCCAATGCCTCTCGGGAGGCCCTGCGGACGGGCTCTGGGGTGCGTTTTCCCGAGTTCGTCCAGTACCTGCTGGACGTGCACCGGCCCGTGGGGATGGACATTCACTGGGACCATGTCAGCCGgctctgcagcccctgcctcatTGACTACGATTTCGTAGGCAAGTTCGAGAGCATGGAGGACGATGCCAACTTCTTCCTGAGCCTCATCCGCGCGCCGCGGAACCTGACCTTCCCCCGGTTCAAGGACCGGCACTCGCAGGAGGCACGGACCACGGCGAGGATCGCCCACCAGTACTTCGCCCAACTCTCGGCCCTGCAACGGCAGCGCACCTACGACTTCTACTACATGGATTACCTGATGTTCAACTACTCCAAGCCCTTTGCAGATCTGTACTGA